Sequence from the Deinococcus yavapaiensis KR-236 genome:
ACCGTGCCCGAACGGGTACAGGAGGATCACTCTGATTTCTTCGAGAACGATCGCTCTGGGTACATTCGAGTTAGGCTCCATCGCATGGGCGGCCAGCCCTCACTCCATCAACGCCACGGGTACCCTCAACAACGGGAGTGTCACCAGCAACTTCAAAGAGGCGGGCATCGGCGCGAACCAGAATATCGATGACACCTCGAGCGCCATGGGAACGGCCGTGTTCGCCTGCTTCACCCGCGGGGGCAACCACCCTCAAGACAGCAAAAAGGAAGGCCCGAGCACGCTCAGCACCTCAGGTACGTTCAATTTCCTCCACATGACCGACGCGGGAATCGAACGAAGCTCGGTTCCCGGTATGCCTGTTTCCTTTGCCAACCCGGTCAGTGAGGCACGCGTATGAACGACGTGTCACGTCAGGCTGGACGAGCCTACCCTGAGGACGAGACGCATCCGTTCATCCTCGTGATCGAGGACAACGAGGCCGACAGCGACCTGCTGCGGCAAGCGTTCGCGTGCGTGACGTCACCGCGCATTCCGGTCGTGCTGCGCGTCGAGCACGACGGCATGGCGGGCTTGGAGGCCGCGCGACACGTGCAGCCTCGCCTCATCCTGCTCGATCTTGGGCTGCCCACGCTCGACGGTCTGGAGGTGCTGCAAGCCCTCAAGGCGGACGCGTTGACGCAGAGCATCCCGATCATCGTGTTCACCGAGCAGGGCGCCGATGAACAAGTGATGGCCGCTTACCGCCGCTACGCCAACGCGTACGTGCGGAAGGTCGGAACCTTCGACGAGATGTGCCGCGTCGTCGAGGCCGTGACGCGCTTCTGGCTCGGCTCGGTGCTGCTGCCCGGCGACGGATGGCCTCGCGTACCGACTTGAGCGTGGTAGGACGAGAAACTGCACGGCTACGTTGCCTGCCCGCCGCCCTCTTGCGGCCGTCGCGGTATTGTCCTTCCTCGAGCGACGCCGAGACGCTCACGCTTCACGCGGTGTTCCGCTCGCACTCGCCGCGAACACCACCTCAGGTGTCCAGGGATGTCCCCGGCATCCCGCCGTTTCACATCGCCGGGTTTCGACGTCCACGCACCTCTGGACGGCTTCGATCTCGCGCGCGTCCAGATCTACGCGGATGGCACAGCGTGCGTGAGTCTCCTCGAGCTGCCACCACGCGGCTTCACGGTCGCCGTGGGCGAGCGGACGCTCGGTGACGTGCTCGGGCCGCGCCTCGTGCTGGCGCCGAGGGACGATTCCTGCCTCGTCGATCCGCGCAAGCTCGCCGAGGAGGACGGCCAACAAGCAAAGGACGCGGCCGAAGCCGCGCCCGTACGATCTCCAGCGCCTCGCCAACCTAGCGCAGCGTGAACTCGTGATGCCGTTGCGTTTCGCTGTCGAAGAGCGTCACGTGACGCTGGTCCACCACGCTGTTGAAGTCCCGTCCGCTCAGCGCGTCACGGCCACTGAACGCGCGGTCTTGTAGTTGTAACGACAGCCGCGTTTCCGTGCCCCAGTCGTACAGTTCGTACTGTCCATCTCGGAAGGAGCCGCTGATGTTCACGCTGCGGTCGTCATCGTAGACGTTCGTCACGAGACCGATTCGCCCGGTGAAGTTCGTACTGCGGTCATCGTCGTGGCTACGAACTCCGAGGTACGCCCGATCGGCGAGAAGGGACGCGGCGATCAACGCGATGCCTTTGCGGGTGCTGGTCTGCATACGTCACCTCAACGCGTGAGTTGTTCGTTCACGAAAGTCCCGAAGTAATCGATGCTGCTGGCTCCCGCTTGCTGAAACGCTTGCCGAAGTTGCTCTTTCACTCGGTGATCGTCGCGTGGCATGTCCACCAAGACCACCAAGTGTTCCCTTTGCAACGCCTCACGGTACTTCGTGATTTCGCGTTGCTCGTCCGTCATGCCTTGCGCGTTCCGCACGAGGCGCACCAGCAATCCACCACGGTGACCTCGGCTGTTCAACTGCCGAATTCCCATGGAGCCTTCCAGCACGCTCAAGTGTTTGGCGTTCATGCCCAGCGTGGCGAGCGTGTCACGTAATGCCGACACTTGCTCGGGTCGATTGAAAACGCCGTACAGTCTCGGGCGAGGAATCAACCCGAAATGCGAGACGCGCGCGCTCACCGGCTCCCCTCGCTCGAGGTCTGTCTACGTCGGCGCGGCACTGGTAGAACCAGCGGCACCATCTTGCGGTACTTGAACGTCCGCATGGCCTCGTCGAAATGGTGGGCAGCGTCCCCGGATCGGCCTTCGTCGCGCCAGCGTTCGAGGTGGTCAGGCCGAACGCCGGGCGTCAAGAGCTTCGGCAGCTTCTTGAATGCTTGGCTTGCTCGACGCGCGGCACGCCGCGCGCTCAAAAGCAGCGCCGTGAGGTAGTTTTGTCGTGTGTGCTTCATCTCTTCCCTCCGTCCGCGAGGTGACCGCGGCGTCTGGGACGCACGACGCTGCGTCCGGTAATTCTGATCCCGGTTCGCGTGCCAAGCGAGCGTCGTTCGTTGAAGGACGAAAGCAGGAGGCTTCCGCTTGTCACAAGTCGTGATGCACTTCAACGTTCGATTCATGGTAAGCGCGCCTCCGACTTGCCATTCCCTTCGGGCTTCCGTTGTGAAGGAGTGGTAGGGTGTTTGGCCTGGACGATTCGGCATCGAACGGCTCGTCGCGGCCTACATCAGCGCCTCGCCCGTTTCCACGCTCGCATCCCTCGAGCAGCGCTCTTGCGGTACGCTTGATGCACCTCAGCACTCCTAATCGAGCGCGTCCATCTCATCGTGCATCGCCTTCGGACGCCACGCTCGGCCCCCACCGTTCGAAACACCGGAGGATCCGCATGACGTCCAGCCAGTTCCATTTCGATCCACAGATGGCCCCGCTCGACCTTCGAGTGCTCGTAGAGCAGCGCGACGCCTTCTATCAGCACACGCTCGACGGGTATCGAGCGCTGCCGCCGGACTTCCAGCAGCGAGCGGGCATCGAGCGCATCCCGTTCAGCGCGGGCGTCTTGCACTTGATGCGCGTGCTTCCCCTTCCGACGTTCAACTCGGTGCGCGGCTTCGGTCTTTCGGCGCCCGCCACGGAAGAGGACATTGCCGCCCTCCTCGCGACGGTGGACGCGTGCCGGGCGCCCGCGTGGGGCTTGGTCGTCGATCCTCGCACGCGACCAGCCGACCTTCCCGTCATGCTCGAAGCGCACGGCATCCGAGAGGTGTACCGGCAGGTGGTGCTGTACGCTTCCGCGTCCACTGCACGCGCCGCCCTGGAGCTTCTGCCAGAGGGCGGACCCGTGGCGGTGGAGATCTCGCAGTCGAACGTGTCGGCGGCGGTCGCGCTTTTGATGTCGCAGTTCGGCATGCCCGCGTTGGCACAGGAGTTCCTCCCGCTCACCATGACGACGTTGGGGTGGAAGGGGTACGTCGTCGAGGAGGAGGACGGGCCGAGCAGCGCCGGATTCCTGACCGTGTTGGAAGAGAGGGCGTTGCTGCACACGACCGCGACACGTCCGGAGAGTCGGGGGCGCGGCGGGCAGCGCGCACTCATCGCGAGGCGCTTACGGGAAGGCTTGACGTTGGGGTGCGAGCACTTTTTCGTGGACGTCACGGCCGGTGAAGTGAATACGAGCCGGCGGAACTTGGAGCGGATGGGCTTCCGCCCCGTCTTCGAGGTGGCGTACTTCACGAAGGCGAGCTCGAACTGATCGGAAGGGCGAGAAGGGCAGGACGAACCTTCGCTGACACGCAAACAATCGCGACGGGCGTACTACAAGATTCCAGCTCTTCTGGAGCGGCGAGGTGCGCCGAAGGCAAACTGGGAACACTCGAACCGGCTTGCCTTCGTGCGCCAGCGAGGCAGATGACCTCGTGAGCGTCTGTCGTGGTCATCGGCTTTTCGTCACGCGCTTTTCGGGTTAGGCGCGAATGGCTTGTACGGTCAGCAGGTCGCTGTACACAATCGTCCTGCCGTCCTGCGCCTGATTGTTGTCCGACCAAAGCGCCGTCAAGTCACGTTTGAGCGCTGCTTGTCCAGCCTCGTCGAGAACGGCGAAGGCGCGGTTGGTGGGGCCGTAGTAAGTCGCGAAAAACTCGACCGTCCGCTCGGGCGAGAACGGATAGTCAAACTGGTACGAGCCGTGCGTCATCACAACGTCGCGCACCCGGTCGCCGAGACGCTCACGCACGGTGTCCTCGTTGCCCCACAACAACGGTGACGGCATCGGCGCGGGCGGCACATGCCGTCCGATCACCTTGAACATCTGACCGATGAAGCAAGTCGGCGTCCAGTTGCCCATCACGATCCGCCCTCCTCGCCGGCACACACGCGTGAGCTCTTTCGCGACCAAATCCGGGCGGGGAGCGAACATCGCCGCGAACAAACTCAGGACCACATCGAAACTCGCGTCAGGATATTGCAGGTCTTCCGCGTCCCCCTCTTCGAAGGTCACGTCGACCTGCTCTTTACGGGCCCGTTCACGCGCATGTTCGATCAGGTTCGTGGCGATGTCCACGCCCGTCACGATCGCGCCGGCTTGCGCGGCGGGAATCGCTGTCTGACCTGCACCGCACCCCACGTCGAGCATGCGCTCGCCGAGCTTGAGGTCGGCGCGCTTCAAAAACTCCAGCGCGCCGGGCAAAAGCGGCGTGGCGAAGGTGCTGTAGTCTCCGCTCATCCAGGTGGCTTTGAGGCGGGCCTTCAGGGCGTTCATGTCCGTCTGCGGCTGCGTCATTTGAACTCCTCCTTCTGGAATGCGGCTGCGGTCCGCCGAACGCCAGCGTTCGGGCCCGACAAAGAAGCGTCATGGTGGCCAAGCGTGACCGGATGCAAAGGGAGCGGGGATGGCCGGGCCGGTCACCGTGCTGGGACTCGGGGCGCCGTCCGGGGCGGTACACGTCGGGAGTTCTCGATGACGACGATCCTCTGCTTCTGGATGGACGTGACGCTGGTCGGCGTGGCGGAGTTCGGCGCCGTTCGCGGCGGTGCCGCGTGCTCGATCGCTCTTCACGGATCAGCCACGGCGCTCGTTGCTCACCTGGGTTGAACAAGCCGCGCGGGCAAGCTCCTTGGACTTCCCTGTTGTCCGAGCCTCCGGAAATGACGGAGAACGGCGCGCGGGTCTTTGACAATTCATCTTAATTCGTGTGGACATCGCAATACTTCATCGGCGCGACAGCCAGTACTCACCTTTTCCCGGCGAAGCGCTTGTCGGGGAGACGCCGAGAATGGCCTCGACGACACCCGCGAGGAAGACCGTAGGACAACGACCGGGGATATTCGGCGGAGTTCAAACAAGAAGCCGGCCGGTTGGTCAAGCAAACCCGACGTCACGCTGGCGCGTCGCCCGAGACCTCGAACGTGGCGAGTCGCTGCTGCACGAGTGGGTGCGCGAACATCACCAATAGGGCGCGGCGGCCTTTCCGCAGTCATGCAAACCGCGGCTCAGCCCCAAGCAGCAAGAAATCAAGCGCCTGAAGCGGAAGAACGACATCTTGCCCCAGGAACGAGAAATCCCAAAACAAGCAGACGCGTTCTTCGCTCAGGAGGTCCGGCCTTTTCGGTTCGAGTGAATCCGAAGAAACCCATCCCTCCCACCGCCATGCCTCCACCCATGAAGGGCGCCGGGAGGAATCACGGCCGAATCATGAGTTCCGGTGCACCCTGCACGTATGACGCGCTCCACCGGTCCCGCCCGCGCCCACCCCTTACCGCCCCCGCTGGACTTCGGTTGGCGCATGCGCACCCTCGACACGGCACAAACCTCGTTGCATTTCCGCCGCGACGGCCTGATGGAACTCACCATCGACCACGCGCTCCTCAAGAACATTCATCCCGCCATGCTGCGCTGGTGGTTCGAAGGCGTCCACCTCGACATGCCCTACGCGGGCCGCGTGTATCCCCGCTACCGCGTGTGGCACCCGCGCGATCACATCGCGCTGACCAAACCACGCCTCGTCCGCGACGGCCGGGTGGGCGAAGGCGCGCACTTCCGCATCATGGAAGTTTTCGGACGTGACGAACGTTACCGAGTGGACTCCGTGGAGTACGTCGAGAAGCTCGATGACACCGGCATTCGCCTCGTGAAGTTCTTGGCGGGCGTGCCGGTCTTCAGCTTGGAGCACTGGTTCACGAGCGTCCCGGGCGGTACGCGGTACGAATCGCAAATGCTGGTCGGCACGTCGAGTCCGATGTTCCGGCGCGTCTTGAACGGCCTGCTCACGCGGCGCGTCTTTCCGGAAGCGATGGGCCGAGCGTGGTTGCGGCACAACATCGAAGAAGTCGGGAACTTCGAGTTCTTCCTGCCGGACTTGTGGTCCACGCGGAGCATTTGAAGTCGCGCCGCTGTGCGGGGCTTCCCGACGCGTCAGGGCCGGAAGCGAGTCACGCGTCGACCTCCATCGCTCGTGGCGTCCGCCACGTCTCCTCCAAGAAGGCGAGGCGGCGCAGCGCATGCGGTCCCTCCCCCGCTTCATGGCCGGAGTACGGATACACGGCGATGTCCTTCGCGCTTCGCACGCCATTGAACGCCGCGAAGACCGTGCTCGGCGGGCACACCTCGTCCATCAAGCCGACGCTGAAGAGCGCGGGCGCCTTCACGCGACGCGCGAACGACACGCCGTCGAAGTACGCGAGCGTCTCGAACACCCGCTCGATTCGGTCGCGGTGCGTTCGCAAGTACCCGGTGAGTTCGGCGTACGGCTGCGCGTTCGTGATCGCCACCGCCCGTTCGAAGTGGCACAGAAACGGCACGTCGGCCAGCAACGCGCTCACGTCCGGCATCAAGGCCGCCGTCGCGAGGGCGATGCCGCCGCCTTGACTGCCGCCCGCCACGGCGATCCGCGCCGCGTCCACGCCCGGCAGCGCGCGCGCCGCTTGCACCGCGCGCGCCGCGTCCGTGAAGACACGGCGGTAATAATAGGTTCGCGGATCGAGCAGACCCCGCGTGAGGAAACCTGGGTGTTGCCCGCCGAGCGGCGCGGGGTCCGGATCGGGCGTGTCGCCTCTGCGCCACACGCTGCCTTGCCCGCGCGTGTCCATCACGAGGTGCGCGTACCCGGCGCTCGCGTACAACAACCAGTCGCTCGGCAAGCCGCGACCACCGCCGTACCCGATGTACTCCACGACGCACGGCACCGAACTCGGGGCGTCTCTCGGCGCGATCAGCCAAGCGCGCACCGCTTGCCCGGCGTATCCCGCGAAGGCCACGTCGTGCACGGTGAGGCGCTTGAGCGGCGTGTCGACCGGGCTGACGTCGAGCAGCAGCGGGTGCGCGTGGGCGTCCGCGAGAGTGTCGGCCCAGAACGCGTCGAAGTCTTGGGGTTCACGCACGGTTGGCGTGTACGATCGCAATTCCGCTTCTGACAAGTCAAACCACGCCATGGACACCTCCGGAAGTCACGGTGACCTGGGCGCCGCGCACGTGCCATCGCACCTTCCGGTGGAATGCAACGCGCTCGGTACGTCGAGGTCCGCGTGCAGACCATCTTCGTCGCGCCGCAACTCTACGTCAACCGCACCGCACCGCCTCGCCCATCAGCGCCGTACTCCGCGAGGAAGGGCACGTGAAGACTTCCGGGCGATCGCAACGCGGGACGAACTTCCTCGCCGTGGCGCTCGTCACGCTCGTCCCGTGGTGATCGCCGGGAAGCGGCTCAGGCGGGCTTGCGGCGAAACTGACCGATGCCCGACAACACGGAATCGTGGTGACTCCCTGCCGTCAGCCAGCGGGGATGTCGATTGGCGAGACTGCTGTTTTGTCAGCTCGGGAGATGAATGCGTCGACGAAGTGTCTTGTCATTCGGACGGCTCGTTCGGAGGGTCGAGGCGCAGCCCACGCCGTAACGCATCGAGGCTCCGCTCCAGGAACACGCCGGATACCGACGCGCCCGGCATGAACAGCTCACTCGCGTGGAACGCGCCGTCCACCTCGAAGAACTCGCATGGCACGCCCGCCGCCGTGAGGCGACGTGCATACTCCCGGTCTTCGAGGTAGAACAAGTCCAGCGTTCCCACCCCGATCCACGCGGGTGCGAGGCCCGAGAGGTCCTCGCGTCGGGCGGGCGCGGCGTACGGGGGCGCGTCCTCCACGCGAGGCGCGCGTCCCAGGTAGGACGTCCAGCCCAGCCGATTCGAGCCGGGCGTCCACACGAACTCTCCCCGCCCGTCGTGATCCGCGCGCAGGACCGTTCGGTCGTCCAGCATGGGATACAGCAGCAACTGGAACGCCGGGCGTACCTCTCCCCGATCGTGCGCGAGTTGCGCGAGGCTCGCCGCGAGTCCCGCCCCGGCACTGTCCCCCGCCACGGCGATTCGCTCTCGGTCCACTCCGAGCTCGGGGGCGTGTTGGTGAAGCCACGTCAGCGCGGCGTAACAGTCCTCCAGCGGTCCTGGAAAGGGCGTGCCGGGCGCGAGACGGTACTCGACGTTCACCACGAGCAGCCCGAGTTCGTTCGCGAGGCGCGCGCACTGCCGATGGTACGCGTCCGCAGAACCGGTGATGAAGCCGCCGCCGTGGATGTACAGCAACGCTGCCGAATTTTGCTGCCCGCCGAGAGGTCGGTACAGCAGCACCTTCACGTCCGGTGCGCCCGCCGGGCCGGACACGTCTCGCGTCTCGAAGCTCACGTCGATTGGATCGGAGACACGGCGCGGAACGCGGCCGAGTCCCGCGACGATCGCGGCGGTGACGGCAGGATGCCGCAAGCGCAGCAGCGGAGAGCGCAACTCCGGATGCAGCCGCGCGTACGACGCGGCACGTCGTGAGTACATCCACATGCCGAGCGCCCCCAGCGCCAAACCGAAGCCGAGCATTCTTGTGGTGTTCATGGAAACCTCCCTGGTACGGAGCCTACCGGACGGACCAGCCACCGTCGGACGGCAGGAGCGCCCCATCATCGTCGCCGGTCATCCGCACGTTGCTCCGTGCGGGACGCTCGGGCGGCGTCCGCCCTGAGGATCGAAGGTCGCTTCGATGTTCTTGATCCTTGACCACTTCCTAGTTTGGAAGCACGCGTGCGGTCTGCGCGGCGTCTCTCCTAGATTGCATCTGGATGCACGGCAACGATGAAAGGGTGCTCGCGACTCTCCACGTCGATCAAGCACTTTCGAGAAAAGAGGAGTCCGGACGGGCGTCGGCGCACGCGGGTCGGCAGGCGTCGAAGATCCGCGCCTTCGAGAGCGCGTTTGGCCGGGTGCTTTCGAAGGTTCCGTTCAGGTGGTCGGCTGGGCCGTGGGGTTGCGCGCCGTCTTGAGGACGGTCGCCCACCAAGCGAGTTCGTCGAGCATGCCCTGCACGCCCGGCACGAGGTACGTCAAGTCCTCGATGGTCTTTTTCTGCTGCAACACCGCGAAGAAATCTCCACCCTGCAGGTGAACGGACGTTCGGATCGGCACCATCTGAAGCTCGATCGCGACGAGGCGCAATTGTTCGATCGCGCGGGCCGCGCCGACGGAGCCGTACCGACGAACGCGACGGGCTTTTTGTTCCACTCGGGGTACGCGTAGTCCAGGGCGTTTTTGAGCACGGCGGTCGGGCCGTGGTTGTATTCGGCGGCGATGATCACGAAGCCGTCGAACTCCGTGAGTTTCTGCTGCCAGCGGATCGCCACTTCGTTCTGGCTGGGCACCCAGGCGTTCGACGCGACCTCGTTGAACAGCGGCATCGGAAAGTCTCGCAGGTCGAGGAGTTCGAAATCGAGGTCGGTGCGTTGCCGTGCGTGGCCGAAGAACCACGTGGCGGGCTTGTCGGCGAAGCGGGTGTCGCGGGTGCTGCTGAGGATGATGCCGATCTTGGGGTTCGTCATGTGCGCCTCCTGGCGTGTGTCGCGTGCGGTGGACGTTCGTGTCCCGAGCGGTCGGTGGAGTGTGGAAGTCGTTGGTCAGGCGTCGAAGGGCCCGATCCAGGAGCGGCCGATGTTCATCGGCCGCTCCTGGACGGCCAGCACGAGGGCGGTGGAAAGGCGCGGGCTGAAGGCCCGGAGGATTTCCGCGAAGCCGATCAGGCGGATCGCGCGGAGTCGAAGTCGTTCGTG
This genomic interval carries:
- a CDS encoding response regulator, giving the protein MNDVSRQAGRAYPEDETHPFILVIEDNEADSDLLRQAFACVTSPRIPVVLRVEHDGMAGLEAARHVQPRLILLDLGLPTLDGLEVLQALKADALTQSIPIIVFTEQGADEQVMAAYRRYANAYVRKVGTFDEMCRVVEAVTRFWLGSVLLPGDGWPRVPT
- a CDS encoding GNAT family N-acetyltransferase, whose amino-acid sequence is MTSSQFHFDPQMAPLDLRVLVEQRDAFYQHTLDGYRALPPDFQQRAGIERIPFSAGVLHLMRVLPLPTFNSVRGFGLSAPATEEDIAALLATVDACRAPAWGLVVDPRTRPADLPVMLEAHGIREVYRQVVLYASASTARAALELLPEGGPVAVEISQSNVSAAVALLMSQFGMPALAQEFLPLTMTTLGWKGYVVEEEDGPSSAGFLTVLEERALLHTTATRPESRGRGGQRALIARRLREGLTLGCEHFFVDVTAGEVNTSRRNLERMGFRPVFEVAYFTKASSN
- a CDS encoding class I SAM-dependent methyltransferase, with the translated sequence MTQPQTDMNALKARLKATWMSGDYSTFATPLLPGALEFLKRADLKLGERMLDVGCGAGQTAIPAAQAGAIVTGVDIATNLIEHARERARKEQVDVTFEEGDAEDLQYPDASFDVVLSLFAAMFAPRPDLVAKELTRVCRRGGRIVMGNWTPTCFIGQMFKVIGRHVPPAPMPSPLLWGNEDTVRERLGDRVRDVVMTHGSYQFDYPFSPERTVEFFATYYGPTNRAFAVLDEAGQAALKRDLTALWSDNNQAQDGRTIVYSDLLTVQAIRA
- a CDS encoding DAPG hydrolase family protein translates to MTRSTGPARAHPLPPPLDFGWRMRTLDTAQTSLHFRRDGLMELTIDHALLKNIHPAMLRWWFEGVHLDMPYAGRVYPRYRVWHPRDHIALTKPRLVRDGRVGEGAHFRIMEVFGRDERYRVDSVEYVEKLDDTGIRLVKFLAGVPVFSLEHWFTSVPGGTRYESQMLVGTSSPMFRRVLNGLLTRRVFPEAMGRAWLRHNIEEVGNFEFFLPDLWSTRSI
- a CDS encoding acetylxylan esterase, whose product is MAWFDLSEAELRSYTPTVREPQDFDAFWADTLADAHAHPLLLDVSPVDTPLKRLTVHDVAFAGYAGQAVRAWLIAPRDAPSSVPCVVEYIGYGGGRGLPSDWLLYASAGYAHLVMDTRGQGSVWRRGDTPDPDPAPLGGQHPGFLTRGLLDPRTYYYRRVFTDAARAVQAARALPGVDAARIAVAGGSQGGGIALATAALMPDVSALLADVPFLCHFERAVAITNAQPYAELTGYLRTHRDRIERVFETLAYFDGVSFARRVKAPALFSVGLMDEVCPPSTVFAAFNGVRSAKDIAVYPYSGHEAGEGPHALRRLAFLEETWRTPRAMEVDA
- a CDS encoding alpha/beta hydrolase, whose protein sequence is MNTTRMLGFGLALGALGMWMYSRRAASYARLHPELRSPLLRLRHPAVTAAIVAGLGRVPRRVSDPIDVSFETRDVSGPAGAPDVKVLLYRPLGGQQNSAALLYIHGGGFITGSADAYHRQCARLANELGLLVVNVEYRLAPGTPFPGPLEDCYAALTWLHQHAPELGVDRERIAVAGDSAGAGLAASLAQLAHDRGEVRPAFQLLLYPMLDDRTVLRADHDGRGEFVWTPGSNRLGWTSYLGRAPRVEDAPPYAAPARREDLSGLAPAWIGVGTLDLFYLEDREYARRLTAAGVPCEFFEVDGAFHASELFMPGASVSGVFLERSLDALRRGLRLDPPNEPSE
- a CDS encoding NADPH-dependent FMN reductase; the protein is MTNPKIGIILSSTRDTRFADKPATWFFGHARQRTDLDFELLDLRDFPMPLFNEVASNAWVPSQNEVAIRWQQKLTEFDGFVIIAAEYNHGPTAVLKNALDYAYPEWNKKPVAFVGTAPSARPARSNNCASSRSSFRWCRSERPFTCRVEISSRCCSRKRPSRT